The DNA region CACAGAAGATCTTAGTTCTTCACTGTGGTTACATGCCTCAGAAGCATCTGGACAACATCAGAGGAGACTCTTGACGCTTCAGTCTGCAGGTGCTCGATCTTTTCATTTGTTTCTGCCTCAAGACGTTTGACATTAGCACCTGAGTCACCACTAGTCTGTAAACAACAGAAATCAGGAACCATGCTTCGTCAATGATAGAGAAAAGAAGTCAAACCCATTGCCCAAAACATCCCCTTTCACCGACGACCCCACAAGGgcagacaacaacaacaacaacaacaacacacccagtgtaatcccacaaggggagtctggggagggtaggatgtatgcagaccttacctctgCCTTTGTGGGCAgtagagaggctatttccgatagaccctcggctcaaagacAGAGAAATTGGAAAATAGATGCACTTCTAAATGAGGATATCGTTACAGTCAGCAATTGAGGGTTAAATTTGGACGGACTTTTTCTATCACCACTTAGAAACATGCTAGAGCAAAAAGTAACCATATTTAAAAATCTAGGAGGACAAGGAAACATATAGATGGGTTTGCTCAAAAGGCAACACTGTAATACGTTTCTTATCCTTTTCGCTAAGATCAAGTGTAAAATGCAGCAAGTAAATTGTAAGGCATTTAAAAGGAGGACAAGATCTGGGAGAAGTCATGATTTCTGCGGACAATACAAGTTGATACCATTCTTGTGCGAATGGGATCTTCTAGAAACTATTTGTATCCTAGTTACCTGCTCAAGCTTTCTCTTAAACTCAGCCTCCATGTAAGCACGGAATTCAGCTATCTCTTTCTCGGCTTCTTCCTTGGCCTGCTTCAATCTAGCCTGTTTAGCTGCACATGAAACTCACGTTAGCACACATGCCCCATTTATAAACCTAAGCCCAAGCATTCACAGTGTTCCAAATGATAAGGTCAAGAAGACCGGAGACACAGCTTATACTATAAGTTAGACAAAAGAAATATAAGATACCAAGCTATGacatttcatttttgtttgatcAGTTAAGAGAAAGACATCAAACTATAAGCTATTTGGTCAACAATTTTGCCAACTACAAGTCTACAACTCAATTATTACCTAAAACTGTTAACACAACTAGCTTATGCTATCTCTAGGCAATGAAAGCATACAAAGGCAATAAGCATGCATACCACGACAGGACAAATAAAAGTGCACCATAATGGAGACGGAAAGTATCATAGCGATATGAATTTGCAGCAACGGAGACAAGACTTGCAAATAGCTTATGGATATTGGCCAATATTTCCCCTAATTGCTAGGTGAGGAGTGTAGTTAAACCAACAAAGTTCCAGGTCAAAAAGTAAGAAAACTGGATCCCTAAAGGAGGTAAAAGCAATTACCGGTCCTGGCAGTATTGACGATGTGTTGGGCTTCCTGCTCGGCAGCTAAAAGTTGTTGAATTCCATTCTGGCCAGCCCTGCTAGATTCCATTCTCGTCTATAAAACTCAAACTGCAATGAAGAATGAAATGTATCTCTTCAAGACTCTGGATAACATTTGAGACATAACAACTAATTATCAGAAATTAACATGAATTACCATGCATGAAAATATATCCAGAAAGAAAAGTCATAAAATCTGTATTGCAACATTAAGATCGACTTTGTCAAGAAAAGATTTATAAGCAATGGGTATTCAGTTAATTTAATAGTAATAACATTGTAAGCTTAATAAGATTGTGAGTCGAACAGAAAAACCACAAGCAGTTAATCTATCGCACTATCAGATTCCAAGAGTAGAATAGCATGTgttttagtttatatatttttGCAGGAGAAGACATTAAACATCTATTATTGATTTATTAAATAGAGCACAGTGACACATCTATTATGGTATATGGTGTGGAACCTTTTTGTTTTCTTGTACATTTTTGGAGCAAGTATGAAATTCCAATTACTGTCGACACTTTATTTGTTTTCATGGAGTCATGTCTTTGTGTAAGATTCTCTATAATTTTTGTACACATTTATAGATGGGAATTTTCCATTTTAATCAATTTTGATTAAACGTATACGGCTGATTACTCAAAGAGGTCCACAAATGAATGTTGACATGGATCCTATGCAGGACGGGGTAAATATATGCATTTCCACTTTCCAATGTAAACATATTTTGGTCAATAATTTTATGCTATAATTCTTTTTAGTGTTAATGGCTTTATCAGGTCATAGAAATTTCAGAATAGTGTTTTGGCACCAGTTCTTGACTTCTTATAGTAGTTTATCACCCATCTTTCCACTCCTATTTAAATGATTAAGCATTTGTAGTCCAATATTTACTAGTTCCAAACCTAACCAATCTAGAATAATCAACTTGGAGCTAACGGATTAAAAGATTATGCGCTAAATAGTAAATAAGCAGAGAAAGCTATTATCATTCTTTTCTCAAAACACAATCTTTCTACTCAAGCAACTATTTTCTAATCTTAGAAGTGAGGATTCATCCaggttttcttcctttcttttcatCCTTTCTCTTCTTCATCTACTCTTTGGTCAGAGGTAATCTACCCAATCTTGGTAAGCCCGATTCATATCGTAACACCAAAACCTGTATCCACAATGTGTCATGTCGACATGAGGCTAGTATACTTTCTACTATATCCCATCTTAGCCTCAGTTCTACCTTAGACAAAAATTACCGGTtcgttctctctctctctctctctctctctctctctctccttaaACTTAACAGTATGA from Lycium barbarum isolate Lr01 chromosome 10, ASM1917538v2, whole genome shotgun sequence includes:
- the LOC132613947 gene encoding V-type proton ATPase subunit G 1, whose product is MESSRAGQNGIQQLLAAEQEAQHIVNTARTAKQARLKQAKEEAEKEIAEFRAYMEAEFKRKLEQTSGDSGANVKRLEAETNEKIEHLQTEASRVSSDVVQMLLRHVTTVKN